One stretch of Cellulomonas wangsupingiae DNA includes these proteins:
- a CDS encoding TrpB-like pyridoxal phosphate-dependent enzyme, whose protein sequence is MTPDTTRPAPLTDPVGTVVPSAVPTHWYNLAADLPEPCPPALHPGTREPLTPDDLAPLFPMALIAQEVSTERWVEIPQTVREIYASWRPSPLVRALRLERALGTPAKIFYKYEGGSPAGSHKPNTAVAQAYYNAVEGITRLTTETGAGQWGASLSMACSLLGLDCEVWQVRASYDSKPYRRMQMETYGAICHPSPSDLTEAGRAMLAADPTTTGSLGMAISEAVEVAAQDPKAHYALGSVLNHVLLHQSVIGVEALAQLDEIGESADVVFGCAGGGSNLGGLAFPFLGRNLRDGTTTRVVACEPAACPSMTQGEYRYDFGDVAGLTPLLKMHTLGKDFVPPPIHAGGLRYHGMAPMVSHAYALGLMDAVAVQQEDAFAAGIEFARAEGIIPAPESTHAVAAALTHARAATTDETIVIGLSGNGVLDLPAYHEYV, encoded by the coding sequence ATGACCCCCGACACCACCCGACCCGCTCCGCTGACCGACCCGGTCGGCACCGTGGTGCCGTCCGCCGTACCGACGCACTGGTACAACCTGGCGGCGGACCTGCCCGAGCCGTGCCCGCCCGCCCTGCACCCCGGCACGCGGGAGCCCTTGACCCCGGACGACCTCGCGCCGCTGTTCCCCATGGCGCTGATCGCCCAGGAGGTGTCGACCGAGCGGTGGGTCGAGATCCCGCAGACCGTCCGGGAGATCTACGCGTCGTGGCGGCCGTCGCCGCTGGTGCGGGCGCTGCGCCTCGAGCGGGCGCTGGGCACCCCGGCGAAGATCTTCTACAAGTACGAGGGCGGCTCCCCCGCCGGCTCGCACAAGCCGAACACGGCCGTGGCGCAGGCGTACTACAACGCGGTCGAGGGCATCACGCGCCTGACGACCGAGACGGGCGCCGGGCAGTGGGGCGCATCGCTGTCGATGGCGTGCTCGCTGCTGGGCCTGGACTGCGAGGTGTGGCAGGTGCGCGCGTCGTACGACTCCAAGCCGTACCGCCGCATGCAGATGGAGACGTACGGCGCGATCTGCCACCCGTCGCCCTCGGACCTCACGGAGGCGGGACGCGCGATGCTCGCGGCCGACCCGACGACGACGGGGTCGCTCGGCATGGCGATCAGCGAGGCCGTGGAGGTCGCGGCGCAGGACCCGAAGGCCCACTACGCGCTGGGCTCGGTGCTCAACCACGTGCTGCTGCACCAGAGCGTCATCGGTGTCGAGGCCCTGGCGCAGCTGGACGAGATCGGCGAGAGCGCCGACGTCGTGTTCGGGTGCGCGGGCGGCGGCTCGAACCTGGGCGGCCTGGCCTTCCCCTTCCTGGGGCGCAACCTGCGCGACGGGACGACGACGCGCGTCGTGGCGTGCGAGCCGGCCGCCTGCCCGTCGATGACGCAGGGCGAGTACCGCTACGACTTCGGGGACGTCGCAGGGCTGACGCCGCTGCTGAAGATGCACACGCTCGGCAAGGACTTCGTGCCGCCGCCGATCCACGCGGGCGGGCTGCGCTACCACGGCATGGCACCGATGGTGTCGCACGCCTACGCGCTGGGGCTCATGGACGCGGTCGCGGTGCAGCAGGAGGACGCGTTCGCCGCGGGCATCGAGTTCGCGCGTGCCGAGGGCATCATCCCGGCGCCGGAGTCGACGCACGCCGTGGCCGCGGCGCTCACCCACGCCCGCGCGGCGACGACGGACGAGACGATCGTCATCGGGCTGTCGGGCAACGGGGTGCTGGACCTGCCCGCGTACCACGAGTACGTCTGA
- the thiM gene encoding hydroxyethylthiazole kinase, translating into MTSALPTPDDLAAACGAALDEVRRCTPLVQCLTNEVTTNLVANALLAIGASPAMASVPGEAEELAGAAGAVLVNLGTPGPDQRACLAPTVAAAAGAGVPWVLDPVAVGVLSVRTRLAGHLLGERPAVVRGNASEVRALAGFVSAGRGVDARDDVDTSADAADVLARRTGGVVAVSGPVDLVTDGTTHVRLAVGDRLLTTITGAGCALGGLVAAFTSVAPPLTAAVAASTALGLAAERAVIDARGPASFQVGLLDELYLLTPDDLACRVAAAQRIGVPA; encoded by the coding sequence ATGACGTCTGCCCTGCCCACCCCTGACGACCTCGCCGCCGCGTGCGGCGCGGCGCTCGACGAGGTGCGACGGTGCACCCCGCTCGTGCAGTGCCTGACCAACGAGGTCACGACGAACCTCGTCGCCAACGCGCTGCTCGCGATCGGTGCGTCCCCCGCGATGGCGAGCGTGCCGGGCGAGGCCGAGGAGCTCGCGGGCGCCGCGGGTGCGGTCCTGGTCAACCTCGGGACGCCGGGGCCGGACCAGCGGGCGTGCCTCGCCCCGACGGTCGCGGCTGCCGCAGGGGCCGGGGTGCCGTGGGTGCTCGACCCGGTCGCGGTCGGCGTCCTGTCGGTCCGGACGCGGCTGGCCGGCCACCTGCTCGGCGAGCGTCCTGCCGTGGTGCGCGGCAACGCCAGCGAGGTCCGCGCGCTCGCGGGCTTCGTCTCCGCCGGTCGCGGTGTCGACGCGCGCGACGACGTCGACACCAGTGCCGACGCCGCCGACGTCCTCGCGCGGCGCACCGGCGGGGTCGTCGCGGTGTCCGGGCCGGTGGACCTCGTCACCGACGGCACCACGCACGTGCGGCTCGCGGTCGGCGACCGGCTCCTGACGACGATCACCGGGGCCGGGTGCGCGCTGGGCGGCCTCGTCGCGGCCTTCACGTCGGTCGCGCCGCCGCTGACCGCGGCTGTCGCGGCGTCGACGGCCCTGGGGCTCGCCGCCGAGCGCGCGGTGATCGACGCGCGCGGCCCCGCGTCGTTCCAGGTCGGGCTCCTCGACGAGCTGTACCTGCTGACCCCGGACGACCTCGCGTGCCGCGTCGCGGCCGCGCAGCGGATCGGTGTGCCGGCATGA
- a CDS encoding thiamine phosphate synthase, with translation MSALPAGIYLVLDADVCGRAGHRPADVAGAAVRAGVGTVQVRAKRATARELVALTLSVADALRLAGPAALVVDDRVDVALAARARGAHVDGVHVGRRDLEVDDARALLGPDALVGASAALPEHVRAATGADYLGAGPLRLTPTKPEAGPAIGVAGARAAVVASGGRPVVAIGGLGAADAPALRAAGVHAMAVVSAVCGATDPADAAARLVEAWDRAAAPAVTR, from the coding sequence ATGAGCGCGCTGCCCGCGGGCATCTACCTCGTCCTGGACGCCGACGTGTGCGGACGTGCCGGCCACCGTCCCGCGGACGTCGCAGGCGCTGCGGTCCGTGCCGGTGTCGGCACCGTCCAGGTGCGCGCCAAGCGGGCGACCGCCCGTGAGCTCGTCGCGCTGACCCTCTCGGTGGCCGACGCGCTGCGTCTCGCGGGTCCTGCGGCGCTCGTCGTGGACGACCGCGTCGACGTCGCTCTCGCGGCACGGGCCCGCGGCGCCCACGTGGACGGTGTCCACGTGGGGAGGCGTGACCTGGAGGTCGACGACGCCCGTGCGCTGCTCGGCCCGGACGCGCTGGTGGGAGCCTCGGCGGCGCTGCCCGAGCACGTCCGTGCGGCCACGGGCGCCGACTACCTGGGGGCCGGCCCTCTGCGGCTCACGCCCACCAAGCCCGAGGCAGGGCCGGCGATCGGGGTCGCCGGGGCGCGTGCGGCGGTCGTCGCGTCCGGCGGTCGTCCCGTCGTGGCCATCGGCGGTCTCGGCGCGGCCGACGCACCGGCGCTGCGGGCCGCCGGGGTGCACGCCATGGCCGTCGTCAGCGCCGTGTGCGGGGCCACGGACCCCGCCGACGCCGCGGCCCGCCTGGTCGAGGCATGGGACCGCGCCGCGGCGCCGGCGGTGACCCGGTGA
- the thiD gene encoding bifunctional hydroxymethylpyrimidine kinase/phosphomethylpyrimidine kinase: MSAAPAGPATGTRPTGSRVRVLSVAGTDPTGGAGIHADLKSFAAHGAYGMAVVTALVAQNTHGVRAVHVPDVGFLRAQLDAVSDDVTVDAVKIGMVGTRAVADEVAAWLSRATPPVVVLDPVMVASSGDRLLDADAEDAVRRLVALADLVTPNLPELGVLLGEPVATAWPDAVDQARRLAHRSGVTVLLKGGHLAGDASPDAVVDAGTLTELDAPRVRTTSTHGTGCSLSAAVAALRPRRPDWVTAVREAKEWLTGAISAGEALAVGSGRGPVDHLHHAPTLGARAFSSEAWERAAGLRAACDDLPFVRGLADGTLPVDDFEAYLHQDALYLAQYSRVLARASQVAPGPAAQVFFAQGAARCLDIEARLHEERLAGGGRSGPVGPATTAYVDHLLAVAATGSYAEVVAAVLPCYVLYADLGARILARAGHLGAHPYGDWVATYGDPAFAAAADQASALADAAAHEAGAATRARMLAAYAASCAHEVAFFDQVRARPLAPVG; the protein is encoded by the coding sequence GTGAGCGCCGCACCTGCCGGGCCCGCGACCGGTACGCGCCCCACGGGCAGCCGCGTGCGGGTGCTGTCGGTCGCGGGCACCGACCCGACGGGCGGGGCCGGCATCCACGCCGACCTCAAGTCGTTCGCGGCGCACGGCGCGTACGGCATGGCCGTGGTGACCGCGCTCGTCGCGCAGAACACGCACGGCGTGCGAGCGGTGCACGTCCCGGACGTCGGGTTCCTGCGCGCGCAGCTCGACGCCGTCAGCGACGACGTCACGGTCGACGCGGTCAAGATCGGCATGGTCGGGACCCGGGCCGTGGCCGACGAGGTCGCGGCCTGGCTGAGCCGGGCCACCCCGCCCGTCGTCGTGCTCGACCCCGTCATGGTCGCGAGCAGCGGGGACCGGCTGCTCGACGCGGACGCCGAGGACGCCGTGCGGCGGCTGGTCGCGCTCGCGGACCTCGTGACGCCGAACCTGCCCGAGCTCGGCGTGCTGCTCGGTGAGCCCGTCGCCACGGCGTGGCCCGACGCGGTCGACCAGGCCCGGCGGCTCGCGCACCGGTCGGGCGTCACGGTGCTGCTCAAGGGCGGCCACCTCGCCGGGGACGCGAGCCCGGACGCCGTGGTCGACGCGGGCACGCTCACCGAGCTGGACGCGCCGCGTGTGCGCACGACCAGCACGCACGGCACGGGCTGCTCGCTGTCGGCCGCCGTCGCGGCACTGCGCCCACGACGGCCCGACTGGGTGACGGCGGTCCGCGAGGCGAAGGAGTGGCTCACCGGCGCCATCTCCGCCGGCGAGGCGCTCGCGGTCGGGTCGGGGCGGGGACCCGTCGACCACCTGCACCACGCGCCGACGCTCGGGGCGCGCGCGTTCAGCAGCGAGGCGTGGGAGCGGGCGGCGGGTCTGCGCGCCGCGTGCGACGACCTGCCGTTCGTGCGCGGGCTGGCCGACGGGACGCTGCCCGTGGACGACTTCGAGGCCTACCTGCACCAGGACGCGCTGTACCTCGCGCAGTACTCCCGCGTGCTCGCCCGGGCGAGCCAGGTCGCGCCCGGCCCCGCGGCCCAGGTGTTCTTCGCGCAGGGCGCGGCACGGTGCCTCGACATCGAGGCCCGGCTGCACGAGGAGCGGCTCGCCGGCGGCGGGAGGTCCGGCCCGGTGGGCCCGGCGACGACCGCGTACGTCGACCACCTGCTGGCCGTCGCCGCGACGGGCTCGTACGCCGAGGTCGTCGCGGCGGTGCTGCCGTGCTACGTCCTGTACGCGGACCTCGGCGCGCGCATCCTGGCGCGCGCGGGCCACCTGGGTGCGCACCCCTACGGCGACTGGGTCGCCACCTACGGGGACCCGGCCTTCGCGGCGGCGGCCGACCAGGCCTCCGCCCTGGCCGACGCCGCCGCGCATGAGGCGGGTGCGGCGACCCGCGCACGCATGCTCGCCGCGTACGCGGCGTCGTGCGCGCACGAGGTCGCGTTCTTCGACCAGGTGCGGGCGCGCCCGCTCGCACCCGTCGGGTGA
- a CDS encoding HAD family hydrolase: protein MDDLRPRPRWADVRAVVFDVGETLVDETRAWVQVAGEVGVPPLALMAVLGALAERDEPHSHVWRDVGVDPPSTPPEIRPDDLYPDALPTLRALRAAGYLVAVAGNQPARAEHQLRAAGVEVDLLATSARWGVAKPSPQFFARVVTDLGVPAHDVLYVGDRLDNDVLPARAAGMRTALVRRGPWGYVHARRPDAALADVRVDSLRELVSLMLGVR from the coding sequence GTGGATGACCTGAGGCCGCGTCCGCGGTGGGCCGACGTGCGCGCCGTCGTCTTCGACGTCGGTGAGACGCTCGTGGACGAGACGCGCGCGTGGGTGCAGGTCGCCGGGGAGGTGGGTGTGCCGCCGCTGGCCCTCATGGCGGTGCTCGGGGCGCTGGCTGAGCGCGACGAGCCGCACAGCCACGTGTGGCGCGACGTCGGTGTCGACCCGCCGTCGACCCCACCGGAGATCCGGCCGGACGACCTCTACCCCGACGCGCTGCCGACCTTGCGGGCGCTGCGGGCCGCGGGGTACCTCGTCGCGGTCGCGGGCAACCAGCCGGCGCGCGCCGAGCACCAGCTGCGGGCCGCCGGAGTCGAGGTGGACCTGCTGGCGACGTCGGCCCGCTGGGGCGTGGCCAAGCCGTCGCCGCAGTTCTTCGCCCGCGTCGTGACGGACCTCGGTGTGCCCGCGCACGACGTGCTCTACGTGGGCGACCGGCTCGACAACGACGTCCTGCCGGCGCGTGCCGCGGGCATGCGCACGGCGCTCGTGCGCCGCGGCCCGTGGGGCTACGTGCACGCCCGACGCCCCGACGCCGCGCTCGCGGACGTGCGCGTGGACTCGTTGCGCGAGCTCGTCTCCCTCATGCTCGGCGTCCGGTGA
- a CDS encoding DsbA family oxidoreductase produces the protein MTLDTPTFAAPPRTVTVEVWSDVACPWCYVGKRRFAAALRRFAHRDHVDVVWRSYQLSPETPAGPGRPEIDALAELKGLPRDHVEQMFAQVAALGAAEGLRFDFARTLAFNTFDAHRLLHLARAAGGPALVDTTMEALFSAHFEQGVDLGADGALVAIAARAGFAAHGWDDARVADALATGDGGDTVRDDLATAASLGVTGVPFFVVDRRYAVSGAQPPEVFAQLLEAGWREANPLVPAPAGEVCTDGSC, from the coding sequence GTGACCCTCGACACCCCCACCTTCGCCGCCCCGCCGCGGACCGTGACCGTGGAGGTCTGGTCCGACGTCGCGTGCCCGTGGTGCTACGTCGGCAAGCGGCGGTTCGCCGCGGCCCTGCGCCGTTTCGCGCACCGCGACCACGTCGACGTCGTGTGGCGCTCGTACCAGCTCTCCCCGGAGACACCGGCGGGCCCGGGGCGGCCCGAGATCGACGCGCTCGCCGAGCTCAAGGGCCTGCCGCGCGACCACGTGGAGCAGATGTTCGCGCAGGTGGCGGCGCTCGGTGCCGCCGAGGGCCTGCGGTTCGACTTCGCCCGCACGCTCGCGTTCAACACGTTCGACGCCCACCGCCTGCTGCACCTCGCGCGGGCGGCCGGCGGCCCCGCGCTGGTGGACACGACCATGGAGGCGCTGTTCTCGGCGCACTTCGAGCAGGGCGTGGACCTGGGCGCCGACGGCGCGCTGGTCGCGATCGCCGCCCGCGCCGGGTTCGCCGCGCACGGCTGGGACGACGCGCGCGTCGCCGACGCGCTGGCCACGGGCGACGGCGGGGACACCGTCCGCGACGACCTGGCGACGGCAGCGTCCCTGGGAGTCACGGGCGTGCCGTTCTTCGTCGTCGACCGGCGGTACGCCGTGTCGGGCGCCCAGCCGCCCGAGGTGTTCGCCCAGCTGCTCGAGGCCGGGTGGCGCGAGGCCAACCCCCTGGTGCCGGCCCCGGCCGGCGAGGTGTGCACCGACGGGTCCTGCTGA